From the genome of Pyxidicoccus trucidator, one region includes:
- a CDS encoding PLP-dependent aminotransferase family protein — translation MSWEFVLKVGTDWRGPRAQQIARAIAEEIQRGRLAPGDRLPSTRKLAAQLGVQRKTVVAAFFELTREGWITTERAKGTYVSLELPMFPESSGKAMARAAGFRLPRLELPEPAASRRAELLLLGGIPELSFIPRAALSRAYRHALDGRGARRLLDYGDPRGEPRLREAVVEMLTRSRGVRATLDTINIVRGTQQGLYLAARTLLAPGDCVAVEAYSHPAFRGVFQLVGVEVVPIPVDREGLDVTALEAVCATRKVNAVYLTPHHQLPTTVTLSAPRRLRLLELARQRGLLILEDDYDHEFQYEGSPVLPLAHADRFGVVVYFGTLSKILAPGLRLGFVASTPEVAERIASYRAYVDQQGDHIVERAVAELIEDGELERHVRRARRLYRSRRDALAEALTRHVPDLVFTAPNGGLAIWAQAPGADVDAWAQHALAAGVSFQAASHFLLGAAPRDFARLGFAACDEAQLVEAARRLGKAYAEATGRAALPPHRR, via the coding sequence ATGAGCTGGGAGTTTGTGCTGAAGGTCGGTACGGACTGGCGAGGTCCGCGCGCGCAGCAGATCGCCCGCGCCATCGCCGAGGAGATCCAGCGTGGGCGCCTGGCACCAGGAGACCGGCTCCCCTCCACGCGCAAGCTGGCGGCGCAGCTGGGCGTCCAGCGCAAGACGGTGGTCGCTGCGTTCTTCGAGTTGACGCGGGAGGGCTGGATCACCACCGAGCGAGCGAAGGGGACCTACGTCTCGCTCGAGCTGCCGATGTTCCCCGAGTCCTCGGGGAAGGCGATGGCGAGGGCCGCAGGCTTCCGGTTGCCACGGCTCGAGCTGCCCGAGCCCGCGGCGTCTCGACGCGCGGAGCTGCTGCTGTTGGGCGGAATCCCGGAGCTCTCGTTCATCCCCCGCGCTGCGTTGTCGCGCGCGTACCGCCACGCTCTCGACGGCCGCGGCGCACGAAGGCTGCTCGACTATGGGGACCCGCGCGGCGAACCGCGGCTCCGCGAGGCAGTGGTCGAGATGTTGACGCGCAGCAGGGGCGTGCGCGCGACGCTCGACACCATCAACATCGTCCGCGGCACCCAGCAGGGGCTGTACCTCGCAGCGCGAACCCTGCTCGCGCCAGGAGACTGCGTCGCGGTCGAGGCGTACAGCCACCCGGCCTTCCGAGGCGTGTTCCAGCTCGTCGGCGTGGAGGTGGTGCCCATTCCGGTGGACCGTGAAGGCCTGGACGTCACCGCGCTCGAGGCGGTCTGCGCCACCCGGAAGGTGAACGCCGTCTACCTCACGCCGCACCACCAGCTCCCCACCACGGTGACCTTGAGCGCGCCCCGGCGCCTGAGGCTGCTGGAGCTGGCACGCCAGCGAGGCCTGCTCATCCTCGAGGACGACTACGACCACGAGTTCCAGTACGAGGGTTCGCCCGTGTTGCCGCTGGCGCACGCGGATCGCTTCGGCGTGGTCGTCTACTTCGGCACGCTGTCGAAGATTCTCGCTCCTGGCCTCCGGTTGGGCTTCGTGGCGTCCACCCCCGAGGTCGCTGAGCGCATCGCGAGCTATCGCGCGTACGTCGACCAGCAGGGGGACCATATCGTGGAGCGCGCGGTGGCGGAGCTCATCGAGGACGGAGAACTCGAGCGACACGTCCGCCGAGCGCGGCGCCTCTATCGCTCACGCCGGGACGCGCTCGCGGAAGCGCTGACGCGCCACGTCCCCGACCTCGTCTTCACGGCGCCGAATGGCGGACTGGCAATCTGGGCACAGGCGCCGGGCGCGGACGTCGACGCCTGGGCCCAGCACGCGCTGGCCGCCGGCGTGTCGTTCCAGGCGGCCAGCCACTTCTTGCTCGGAGCCGCACCCCGCGACTTCGCTCGCCTCGGTTTCGCCGCGTGCGATGAGGCTCAGCTCGTCGAGGCGGCGCGCCGTCTCGGCAAGGCGTACGCGGAGGCCACGGGCCGCGCAGCGCTCCCGCCCCATCGGCGCTGA
- a CDS encoding HEAT repeat domain-containing protein, protein MPLLFHPAPQVRSGAALALSSANFAFSAQTPDAIPALLHAHEKGPPELPLAALVRFDDARAGSALRRYLQEGPTHILPCVGPTLAPLVVEALEAPDITPPVLARGADLLCNLTRKLTPRVRAILRRELARPTLWRSADPSCQQPLPRTCQVVEDACMPYAGSIAHALSGGARKEVYPEFMEALTRDDERLTPLILHYLADTPSPELDAWRARLLESPIPDCRQHALRRIDTPPPQAREVLQALLERGAPWEREGAASLLARFGDDRAIGALLRALDDPHAGVQAAAARALGSLKQKASAALPRLEELAGTHASPHVRLGAAVARLKMTGQWKPPRAYPCPELTKLDGEPGQWELRLRTGQVRLHSFQRPSESPHASGPCAGISTDSFRNGFIPMNQACLVLNPGAKDGHAETWVSEKGRRISLDRWWGVPTPKYSLEFHGKRLVFHGLSHNGVYLGDVSEVARTQQGGWMMRPFAPLPGHPSAHALESRGDLVVMTRDGNPWELGLSHEDFVPMEAWPWSYSEAFGAACNPVVRITRDGQVFDVE, encoded by the coding sequence GTGCCCCTCCTGTTCCATCCCGCGCCCCAGGTCCGCTCGGGTGCCGCGCTGGCGCTGTCTTCGGCGAACTTCGCCTTCTCGGCGCAGACGCCTGACGCCATCCCCGCGCTGCTCCACGCCCATGAGAAGGGCCCCCCCGAGCTACCCCTCGCCGCGCTCGTGCGCTTCGATGATGCCCGTGCGGGGTCCGCCTTGCGCCGCTACCTCCAGGAGGGCCCCACCCACATCCTTCCCTGCGTAGGGCCCACGCTCGCCCCGTTGGTGGTGGAGGCCCTCGAGGCTCCGGACATCACCCCGCCGGTGCTCGCACGTGGCGCGGACCTGCTGTGCAATTTGACCCGGAAGCTCACCCCACGCGTCCGGGCAATCCTGCGGCGTGAGCTGGCGCGGCCCACGCTGTGGCGCTCCGCGGACCCCTCTTGCCAGCAGCCCCTGCCCAGGACTTGTCAGGTCGTCGAGGATGCCTGCATGCCCTACGCGGGCTCCATCGCGCATGCACTCTCCGGCGGTGCCCGGAAGGAGGTCTACCCTGAGTTCATGGAGGCACTCACACGTGACGACGAGCGACTGACTCCGCTCATCCTCCACTACCTGGCCGACACGCCGAGCCCCGAGCTCGACGCCTGGCGCGCCCGGCTGCTCGAGTCTCCGATACCCGATTGCCGTCAGCACGCCCTCAGGCGCATCGACACCCCACCGCCACAGGCCAGGGAGGTCCTCCAGGCCCTGCTCGAACGAGGGGCACCGTGGGAGCGGGAGGGTGCCGCCTCGCTCCTCGCGCGCTTTGGAGACGACAGGGCCATTGGGGCTCTGCTCCGGGCGCTCGATGACCCGCATGCGGGAGTCCAGGCCGCGGCGGCCCGGGCGCTCGGAAGCCTGAAGCAGAAGGCCTCCGCGGCGCTCCCCAGGCTCGAGGAGCTGGCGGGAACCCACGCCTCCCCTCACGTCCGGCTCGGCGCGGCTGTCGCCCGCCTCAAGATGACCGGACAGTGGAAGCCCCCGAGAGCGTACCCCTGTCCCGAGCTCACCAAGCTCGACGGTGAACCCGGGCAATGGGAGCTGCGCCTGCGCACGGGCCAGGTGCGTCTTCACAGCTTCCAGCGGCCGTCAGAGTCCCCTCACGCCTCGGGCCCTTGTGCTGGCATCTCCACCGACTCGTTCCGCAACGGCTTCATTCCGATGAACCAGGCGTGCCTCGTCCTGAATCCTGGAGCCAAGGACGGCCACGCCGAGACCTGGGTGTCTGAAAAGGGGCGCCGCATCAGCCTCGACCGCTGGTGGGGCGTACCGACTCCCAAATACTCACTGGAGTTCCACGGGAAGCGGCTGGTGTTCCATGGCTTGAGTCACAATGGCGTCTACCTTGGAGACGTGAGCGAGGTCGCCCGGACGCAGCAGGGCGGATGGATGATGAGACCGTTTGCCCCACTTCCCGGGCACCCCAGCGCCCATGCCCTGGAGTCCCGGGGTGACCTCGTGGTCATGACCCGCGATGGAAACCCTTGGGAGTTGGGCCTGAGCCACGAAGACTTCGTGCCCATGGAAGCCTGGCCCTGGTCGTACTCGGAGGCGTTCGGCGCAGCGTGTAACCCGGTGGTCCGTATCACCCGTGACGGGCAGGTCTTCGACGTCGAATGA
- a CDS encoding PD40 domain-containing protein → MLIGGWVLALASCGDPSTHDLQTLQETQEVSSSAPLLVQPGSAQQLLAVTSDDYVLYQEGTEVFASALISGAQRQRVASVPAGNLAFVYASGKVAFVWTNPDRTKPGFGVSPLWVWSAESGANFASDGSPIGTFSTAASPDGRSVLYPTRGSADGTSGDLELASADLSWRTTMAAGIPMGFPFGFCRPWASFVGSGNSAHPVALYCRPGESTATLSSWRGSTKADLLSGVATPPFFTADESGTTFFTTLASPSTAVVVSEHRAPIVVDQNVTRTGFITEDGVVYVGLVGTRPALKRFDPATGERTTLVENIRGFLTTLAGSDLITRPWGSPDRKKLAYFTQASSFGLDQNQVDVRGRRQAVVIDAEPRNWSGVPSFTADSRHFLFARSTDAANGLGALFAQFGTTSRQYSDEKAWNYLPATGSKVSYLDNFDLGTFTGDLRVVDLSRKILEPRRIATGVDANFLASPDGRLLIYTRNAPGVTAGVYVARAEP, encoded by the coding sequence TTGCTGATTGGCGGATGGGTCCTGGCGCTTGCGAGCTGTGGTGATCCGTCGACCCACGACCTCCAGACGCTGCAGGAGACCCAGGAGGTCTCCAGTTCCGCGCCGCTGCTCGTTCAGCCCGGGAGCGCCCAGCAGCTGCTCGCGGTGACGAGCGACGATTACGTGCTCTACCAGGAGGGCACCGAGGTCTTCGCCTCGGCCCTCATTTCAGGAGCGCAGCGGCAGCGCGTGGCCTCCGTCCCGGCGGGAAACCTCGCCTTCGTCTACGCCTCCGGCAAGGTGGCGTTCGTCTGGACGAATCCCGACCGTACGAAGCCCGGGTTTGGCGTGAGCCCGCTGTGGGTCTGGAGCGCGGAGTCCGGCGCGAACTTCGCTTCGGACGGTTCGCCAATCGGAACCTTCTCTACCGCGGCGAGCCCCGACGGGCGTTCGGTCCTGTACCCCACGCGCGGCAGCGCGGATGGAACCTCAGGAGACCTCGAGCTGGCGTCGGCCGATCTCTCGTGGCGCACGACGATGGCCGCCGGCATCCCGATGGGGTTCCCCTTCGGCTTCTGCCGTCCGTGGGCGAGCTTCGTGGGCAGCGGCAACTCCGCGCACCCGGTCGCGCTGTACTGCCGGCCCGGAGAGAGCACCGCGACGCTGTCCAGTTGGAGAGGGAGCACGAAGGCCGACCTGCTCAGCGGCGTGGCGACGCCGCCCTTCTTCACCGCGGACGAGAGCGGAACCACCTTCTTCACCACGCTCGCGTCTCCGTCCACGGCCGTCGTGGTCTCCGAGCATCGAGCGCCCATCGTCGTCGACCAGAATGTCACTCGCACGGGCTTCATCACCGAGGACGGGGTCGTGTATGTCGGCCTCGTCGGCACCCGGCCGGCGCTGAAGCGGTTCGACCCGGCCACCGGCGAGCGGACCACGCTGGTCGAGAACATCCGCGGCTTCCTGACGACGCTCGCCGGATCGGACCTCATCACCAGGCCCTGGGGCTCGCCAGATCGCAAGAAGCTCGCTTATTTCACCCAGGCGTCGAGCTTTGGCCTCGATCAGAACCAGGTCGACGTGCGCGGTAGGCGCCAGGCTGTCGTGATCGACGCCGAGCCTCGCAACTGGAGCGGCGTTCCCAGCTTCACCGCCGACTCGAGGCATTTCCTGTTCGCGCGCTCGACCGACGCGGCGAACGGGCTGGGTGCCCTCTTCGCTCAGTTCGGCACGACCTCGCGGCAGTACAGCGATGAAAAGGCGTGGAACTACCTGCCGGCCACGGGGAGCAAGGTCTCGTACCTCGACAACTTCGACCTCGGCACGTTCACGGGCGACCTGAGGGTCGTGGACCTCTCCAGGAAGATCTTGGAGCCGCGGCGCATCGCCACCGGCGTCGACGCCAACTTCCTGGCGAGCCCTGACGGCCGCCTGCTCATCTACACCCGCAACGCGCCCGGGGTGACCGCCGGGGTCTACGTGGCGCGCGCCGAACCCTAG
- a CDS encoding serine/threonine protein kinase: MSESEFRLPRGAILFTRDGFQYEFREDLGEVHHGLSLLLARRRTSEGNIRGKVLLKAVGVPKLMEVPRIKRARAKLEEQVRLATYLDHPGILRVHGLHKAEGCWYVITEHPSGHSINTLLTLSGECGRRFSPLFTLHVGARVAEALEHAHEAKDEQGRSLNIVHRALDVEHIFVDWNGDVQVSDFGLALSDLPGRVSSTVRQPQGDAFYSSPEMLLTGRVDARSDLFALGNVLLELATGKNLLDAPDALTEEVKGSLSVRQRVRVRRAVRRARLAGSPVGVEDAIWRAATYSQADLEALTEPLPQGLGLALRKLLQPRPEARYQTARELAADLRRWLGEGDAYGRKEAVSELHEMAKRAREVMVELGMRRPRGLQVSQDEISTN; the protein is encoded by the coding sequence ATGTCGGAAAGTGAGTTCAGGCTTCCACGCGGGGCTATTCTCTTCACGCGGGACGGCTTCCAGTACGAATTCCGCGAAGACCTGGGAGAGGTCCACCACGGGTTGAGTCTCCTACTGGCCCGACGCCGAACTTCTGAGGGCAACATCCGGGGCAAGGTGCTGCTCAAGGCGGTGGGCGTTCCGAAGTTGATGGAGGTGCCCCGCATCAAGCGGGCGCGGGCGAAGCTGGAAGAGCAGGTGCGCCTCGCGACGTACCTCGACCATCCGGGCATCCTCCGTGTCCATGGACTGCACAAGGCAGAGGGGTGCTGGTACGTCATCACCGAGCATCCGTCGGGGCACAGCATCAACACCCTGTTGACGCTCTCGGGGGAGTGCGGTCGCCGGTTCTCTCCCCTCTTCACCCTCCATGTCGGGGCGCGCGTCGCCGAGGCCTTGGAGCATGCCCATGAGGCGAAGGACGAACAGGGGCGCTCCCTCAACATCGTTCACCGGGCGCTCGACGTTGAGCACATCTTCGTCGATTGGAACGGCGACGTGCAGGTCTCCGACTTCGGGCTCGCCCTTTCGGACCTGCCCGGCCGCGTTTCGTCCACGGTGCGCCAGCCGCAAGGGGATGCGTTCTACTCCTCCCCGGAAATGCTCCTGACGGGCCGCGTGGATGCGCGCTCGGACCTCTTCGCGCTTGGCAATGTCCTGCTTGAACTCGCGACGGGGAAGAACCTCCTGGATGCCCCGGACGCCTTGACCGAAGAGGTGAAGGGCTCACTTTCGGTCAGGCAGCGCGTGCGGGTCCGGCGTGCCGTCAGGCGGGCGCGGCTCGCTGGAAGCCCTGTTGGCGTGGAGGACGCGATCTGGCGCGCGGCGACCTACTCGCAAGCGGACCTGGAGGCGTTGACGGAACCGCTTCCGCAGGGACTGGGCCTGGCACTGCGCAAGCTCCTCCAGCCCCGTCCGGAAGCCCGCTACCAGACAGCGAGGGAACTGGCGGCGGACCTGCGCCGCTGGCTCGGAGAGGGAGACGCCTACGGTCGGAAGGAAGCGGTGTCGGAGCTGCACGAGATGGCCAAGCGCGCCCGCGAGGTGATGGTCGAGCTGGGCATGCGGCGCCCCCGTGGCCTCCAGGTGTCCCAGGACGAGATCAGCACGAACTAG